Within Longimicrobiales bacterium, the genomic segment GCACGATCCGAGCCCGGCTAGAAGAAATTCGTACGGGTTCGGCCCCAGGTCTTCTCCACCAAAACTCTTGGGTTCGTCTGCAGCGAGCCGGTGTTTCCGGATCACAACATCCGTGAAGAAGGTGCCCCGCTCCGTGCGGGTCACTGCGCGGTCTTTCTCTACGAGGTCACTCAGGTCCTCCCCGGACTTGTCCAGATATCGGTCTGCCCAGGCCGAAAGAAGTCCGGCGACATAGCGAGAGTCTTCGGGGTCCGACAGCAGGTGGTCGGCTGTGTCGAGCGACACGAAACTTTTGGGGTGTCGGGCCACTTGGTACAGGTGCGCCGCATTGTCGATCCCGACCACTTCATCAATAGGTGAATGGAAAATCAACAAAGCGCGTTCTAGGCCCGCGACCGTGCTGTCCATACGCGTCGCCTTAAGATCATTAAGAAACTGCTTATTGATCCTGAACGGTCGTCCGCCGACCTCTACGGTTGCCTCTCCGACAGCTTCGATCTCTTCCCTCGAGGACACGACGTGATCAAGCACGTGCTTCGAGTCGGCCGGAGCGCCAATGGTGGCGACAGCGCGAACGGAGTCCAAGGCGCTCGCCACCTGCAGAATCGCGGTACCCCCAAGGGAATGGCCTACGAGAAGTGAGGGCGCCTCGAGCTCCGCTTCCATGTACCGCGTCGCTGCTAGGATGTCGTCGACGTTGGACGAGGGGTTCGTGTCAGCGAAGTCGCCTTCGCTTTCCCCCAGACCGGTGAAGTCAAAGCGGAGCACCCCGATCCCAACCTTCGACAGGGCGCGTGTGATCTCTACCGCCGCTTGTAAATTATTGGAGCAGGTGAAACAGTGCGCGAAAAGGGCCCATCCCCGTGGAGTGCCCGAGCTAGGCCGCTCTACCTGGGCGGAGAGACGCGCCCCCGTTGAGCTGGAGAATTCAACGCGTTCTGTCGACATCAGGCGGACTCCCAGGGGTTGGACCAGGCGCATGCCGCGGTGATCCGAGTTTGAGCCGGGATGGTATATCGTTCTCAGGACCTTAAACAGTACCAGAAGCCTCGGGGCCCGATCGACTTGCGCCCGACCTCTTGGCCACTCAACGAAGGCCAGATCCGGCTTTACCGCCACCATGGCTTTTACTAGATTTTCCGGCTCAGGCGGAAACGACTGAGTGCTTTGCCTTCGTGGTCAGTAAGATGGACGACCTTGAAGGTTCTTTGGTGGGCGTAGCTCAGTTGGTTAGAGCGCCGGATTGTGGTTCCGGAGGTCGCCGGTTCAATTCCGGTCGTCCACCCTGGAAAGCCTGTAACAAAAGGGTTTCCAACAGGTCGGGGCAGCATGCCAAGGGGATGAAAAAGAATTCTCGGCGAGGTGTTGACCCCCTTCGGGGCCCTTGGTATACTTTTGGCTCGCAGCAAACGGCTGAATTACCGCCGAGCGCTGCGTTTTGCTCGAAAAGGGTTCACCAAATAGTCGCTTCGGCGGCGTTGGGGCCCTCGGCTGAGCCACACAAGTTTTTTGAAAATCGAGGTTTTGAGTGTATTGAGCGGGCCTGAATCGATAGGCGCTTCGTCCTATCGAGTTCGACCTTCGGGTTGATCAGGTCAAAACAACGAAGATTCCGAATGCTCGATCAAGTACAAAGACAACACATAGTACAGGTCGCGTTCGATTTTTAGAGCTATTTATCAAGCTATTTCTCAATGGAGAGTTTGATCCTGGCTCAGGATGAACGCTGGCGGCGTGCTTAACACATGCAA encodes:
- a CDS encoding alpha/beta fold hydrolase, giving the protein MSTERVEFSSSTGARLSAQVERPSSGTPRGWALFAHCFTCSNNLQAAVEITRALSKVGIGVLRFDFTGLGESEGDFADTNPSSNVDDILAATRYMEAELEAPSLLVGHSLGGTAILQVASALDSVRAVATIGAPADSKHVLDHVVSSREEIEAVGEATVEVGGRPFRINKQFLNDLKATRMDSTVAGLERALLIFHSPIDEVVGIDNAAHLYQVARHPKSFVSLDTADHLLSDPEDSRYVAGLLSAWADRYLDKSGEDLSDLVEKDRAVTRTERGTFFTDVVIRKHRLAADEPKSFGGEDLGPNPYEFLLAGLGSCTSMTLQMYAGRKGWPLDQAIVRLCHRRLPAPQLDTVDREIELVGNLNDEQRERLMEIADRCPVHRTLEAGVNIRSKMLE